The following coding sequences are from one Paenarthrobacter ureafaciens window:
- a CDS encoding HAD family hydrolase: protein MPEENNAAIAAAALAQSNTGEAAFFDVDNTLMKGASLFHVARKMYERRAFTLSQAAGFAWKQFKFVLRGENLDDVHAVRDSALTLAAGITVDDIKALGEEVYDEMIESRIWPGTKALAEQHLRIGRPVWLVTATPIEVATVISTRLGLTGALGTVGEIEDGMYTGRLVGDILHGPAKAVAVSLVAEREGLDLEHCWAYSDSANDIPLLTMVGHPVVINPDSRLRKHARENNWPVYDFRSGRRAATLGLKAATVGGAVYGLWRGFSRFRTPR from the coding sequence ATGCCCGAGGAGAATAACGCCGCCATAGCCGCGGCTGCCCTAGCGCAGTCGAATACCGGTGAGGCTGCTTTCTTCGACGTGGACAACACCTTGATGAAGGGCGCGAGCCTCTTCCATGTGGCCCGGAAAATGTACGAACGAAGGGCCTTCACGCTGTCCCAGGCGGCGGGGTTTGCCTGGAAACAGTTCAAATTCGTATTGCGTGGCGAAAACCTGGATGATGTCCATGCCGTCCGGGACTCGGCCTTAACGCTCGCCGCAGGAATCACTGTCGATGACATCAAAGCACTTGGCGAAGAGGTCTACGACGAAATGATCGAGTCCAGGATTTGGCCCGGCACCAAGGCCTTGGCGGAGCAGCATCTTCGAATTGGTCGACCCGTCTGGCTGGTTACTGCAACTCCTATCGAAGTTGCCACAGTGATATCCACCAGGCTTGGGCTGACCGGCGCTTTGGGTACCGTCGGTGAGATCGAGGACGGTATGTATACCGGGCGTTTGGTGGGCGACATTCTGCATGGTCCGGCCAAAGCAGTCGCCGTCAGCCTGGTCGCTGAAAGGGAAGGCCTGGATTTGGAGCACTGCTGGGCCTACAGCGACTCCGCCAATGACATCCCCCTCCTCACCATGGTGGGCCATCCCGTGGTGATCAATCCTGATTCCCGGCTTCGCAAGCACGCCCGCGAGAACAACTGGCCGGTCTACGACTTCCGCTCCGGTCGCCGCGCGGCGACCCTCGGCCTCAAAGCCGCTACGGTGGGTGGGGCTGTTTATGGATTGTGGCGGGGATTCAGCCGCTTCCGCACCCCCCGCTGA
- a CDS encoding rhamnogalacturonan acetylesterase → MKILLAGDSTVAACPSYEYPMSGWGAHLAPETYWWAAVHNYAKGGATTESFREEGLWHQLLHQTVQGDVVLIQFGHNDQKRAHLAARTGYAGNLRRMVAEVRSKGGIPILCTPVERRHFDGGALQETLGEYPAVVRELGGELGLDVIDLNRWTRALYLELGEEGSTELFFHFAPGEHAHWVGGLEDNTHFHEKGARLIAAHVAGELETLGFGLPVSLSAGVQA, encoded by the coding sequence ATGAAAATCCTCCTCGCGGGCGACTCCACAGTGGCGGCCTGCCCAAGTTACGAATACCCCATGAGCGGTTGGGGCGCCCACCTTGCGCCCGAAACCTACTGGTGGGCGGCCGTGCACAACTACGCCAAGGGCGGCGCCACTACGGAGTCGTTCCGCGAGGAAGGCCTCTGGCACCAGCTTCTCCATCAGACGGTCCAAGGCGACGTGGTCCTGATCCAGTTCGGACACAACGACCAGAAGCGCGCCCACCTCGCCGCCCGGACAGGCTACGCGGGGAACCTCCGGCGCATGGTTGCCGAGGTGCGTTCCAAGGGCGGGATTCCGATTTTGTGTACCCCGGTGGAACGACGGCATTTCGACGGCGGCGCCCTTCAGGAGACGCTCGGTGAGTATCCCGCCGTCGTGCGTGAACTCGGAGGCGAGCTGGGACTGGACGTCATCGACCTGAACCGCTGGACCCGCGCACTGTACCTGGAATTGGGGGAGGAGGGTTCCACGGAGCTGTTCTTCCACTTCGCACCCGGGGAGCATGCGCATTGGGTTGGCGGCCTCGAGGACAACACGCACTTTCATGAGAAGGGTGCGCGGTTGATCGCGGCTCACGTGGCGGGCGAACTGGAAACGCTCGGGTTTGGTCTGCCGGTGTCGTTGAGCGCAGGGGTGCAGGCTTGA
- a CDS encoding 3-deoxy-7-phosphoheptulonate synthase, with amino-acid sequence MTSIAHETAAAAHPVDALGAAQPATSNLRVARFEPLPAPQDIIAELPLDARSAAVVDRGRDEVRAVMDGVDDRLLVIVGPCSIHDPKAGLEYARRLVSQAEKHKEDLLIVMRTYFEKPRTTVGWKGLINDPHLDGSHDIASGLRAARGFLKQVTSLGLPTATEFLEPISPQYMADLVSWGAIGARTTESQIHRQLASGLSMPIGFKNGTDGDLQVAIDACGAAAAEQAFLGIDDDGRAALVATAGNPDTHVILRGGRKGPNYSQDDVAHASEKLSSKGLNPRLIVDASHANSGKSHHRQAEVALEIGAQLESDPATPIAGVMLESFLVGGAQSLDVAKQLAGEQDLVYGQSVTDACMEWDVTASVLEQLAASARKRRLASGE; translated from the coding sequence ATGACCAGCATCGCCCACGAAACCGCTGCAGCCGCCCACCCCGTTGATGCCCTTGGCGCCGCGCAGCCCGCCACCTCCAACCTTCGGGTGGCCCGTTTCGAGCCCCTTCCGGCACCCCAGGACATCATCGCGGAGTTGCCGCTGGACGCCCGCTCGGCTGCCGTCGTCGACCGTGGCCGCGACGAAGTACGCGCCGTCATGGACGGCGTCGACGACCGGCTGCTGGTGATCGTGGGCCCCTGCTCCATCCATGACCCCAAGGCAGGCCTCGAATACGCCCGGCGGCTGGTCAGCCAGGCCGAGAAGCACAAGGAAGACCTGCTGATCGTCATGCGGACCTACTTCGAAAAGCCGCGCACCACCGTGGGGTGGAAGGGCCTCATCAACGATCCCCACCTGGACGGCAGCCATGACATCGCCTCCGGCCTCCGCGCAGCCCGCGGCTTCCTGAAGCAGGTCACTTCCTTGGGGTTGCCCACCGCCACGGAGTTCCTGGAACCCATCAGCCCGCAGTACATGGCTGACCTGGTTTCCTGGGGTGCCATCGGCGCGCGGACCACCGAAAGCCAGATCCACCGCCAGCTCGCCTCCGGACTGTCCATGCCCATCGGCTTCAAGAACGGTACCGACGGCGACCTCCAGGTAGCCATCGACGCTTGCGGCGCCGCTGCCGCCGAACAGGCCTTCCTGGGAATCGACGACGACGGCCGGGCGGCTTTGGTGGCAACCGCTGGAAACCCGGACACGCACGTGATTCTCCGCGGCGGACGCAAGGGCCCCAACTACTCGCAGGATGACGTGGCCCATGCCTCGGAAAAGCTCTCTTCGAAGGGCCTGAACCCCCGGCTGATCGTCGACGCAAGCCACGCCAACAGCGGGAAGAGCCACCACCGCCAGGCCGAAGTGGCGCTGGAGATCGGCGCCCAGCTGGAATCCGATCCGGCCACCCCCATCGCCGGCGTCATGCTGGAAAGCTTCCTGGTTGGCGGAGCGCAGAGCCTGGACGTCGCCAAGCAGCTCGCGGGGGAACAGGACCTCGTCTACGGCCAGAGCGTCACGGATGCTTGCATGGAGTGGGACGTTACTGCTTCCGTTCTGGAGCAGCTGGCGGCCTCGGCCCGGAAGCGTCGGCTGGCGTCGGGGGAGTAG
- a CDS encoding helix-turn-helix domain-containing protein: protein MSAETNFSNARFMTVAEVADVLRVSKMTVYRLVHSGEMPAVRFGRSFRVPEEAVAQYLKGAVVDGQTETA, encoded by the coding sequence ATGTCCGCGGAGACTAACTTCTCGAACGCGCGTTTCATGACGGTGGCCGAAGTGGCCGACGTCCTGCGCGTTTCCAAAATGACCGTGTACCGCTTGGTTCACTCCGGAGAAATGCCGGCCGTCAGGTTCGGCCGTTCTTTCCGTGTCCCCGAGGAGGCCGTCGCACAGTACCTGAAAGGTGCTGTTGTGGACGGGCAAACCGAGACCGCCTGA
- a CDS encoding acetylxylan esterase, with product MPLFDLPLEQLRDYTSSAVQPADLQPFWDRTIEEARQFSLDATFESVDNYLAVIDTFDVTFSGFGGHRIKGWLHLPAHLQPGQRLPVVVEFIGYSGGRGLANQNTRWAQAGYAHFIMDSRGQGYGGVSGDTPDPHSSAGDVAYAGLMTRGIRHQDDYYFRRVYVDAFRAVEAAQSHPAVDPSKVVLTGISQGGGITVATAGLAAGRLDGVIAAMPDVPFLQDFPRAIDITPRGPYPEIASFLGRHRDRYEAMLAVLNYFDGVHLGRAATVPALFSGAQMDDICPPSTVFAGYNNYGLTGGTPEKDIEVYRFNNHEGGQEHHWIKQLQFLRKLLSS from the coding sequence ATGCCTCTTTTCGACCTTCCCCTCGAACAGCTCCGCGACTACACCTCCAGCGCCGTCCAGCCGGCCGACCTCCAACCGTTCTGGGACCGGACCATTGAGGAAGCGCGCCAATTTTCCCTCGATGCCACCTTCGAGTCCGTCGACAACTACCTCGCCGTCATCGACACCTTTGACGTCACCTTCTCCGGCTTCGGCGGCCACCGGATCAAGGGCTGGCTGCACCTCCCCGCACACCTCCAGCCCGGGCAGCGCCTGCCCGTTGTGGTTGAGTTCATCGGCTACTCGGGTGGCCGGGGGCTGGCCAACCAGAACACACGCTGGGCGCAGGCCGGATACGCGCACTTCATCATGGACTCGCGCGGCCAGGGCTACGGCGGCGTTTCGGGCGATACCCCGGATCCCCATTCCTCTGCTGGGGACGTGGCCTATGCCGGCCTGATGACCCGCGGCATCCGGCACCAGGATGACTACTACTTCCGCCGTGTCTATGTTGACGCCTTCCGTGCCGTCGAAGCGGCACAGAGCCATCCCGCCGTCGACCCTTCCAAAGTGGTGCTGACGGGCATCAGCCAGGGCGGCGGCATCACCGTGGCCACCGCGGGGCTGGCAGCGGGAAGGCTCGACGGCGTTATCGCCGCCATGCCCGACGTCCCGTTCCTGCAGGACTTCCCGCGGGCCATCGACATTACTCCCCGCGGACCGTACCCGGAGATCGCCTCCTTCCTCGGCCGGCACCGGGACCGCTACGAGGCCATGCTCGCCGTGCTGAACTACTTCGACGGCGTGCACTTGGGGAGGGCCGCCACCGTTCCGGCCCTCTTCTCCGGCGCCCAAATGGACGACATTTGCCCGCCGTCCACTGTTTTTGCCGGCTACAACAACTACGGCCTTACCGGCGGTACCCCGGAAAAGGACATTGAGGTCTACCGTTTCAACAACCACGAGGGCGGGCAGGAACACCACTGGATCAAGCAGTTGCAGTTCCTGCGCAAACTTTTGTCATCATGA
- a CDS encoding endonuclease domain-containing protein, giving the protein MTTRSRTWLDLATQLPLYDLICVGDQLIRVPRPELEGRTAPYTTLAELRTLLDRHRRRQGVVRAREALELLRVGADSAPETRLRLAMLDAGLPEPELQVKLRVGDPFSPTTDLGFRARRLAIQYDGGHHLEEEQILSDMRRDKAFRAAGWTVLVFDKDDAGEDFVSATKQIKKALRTAWMDPSVESGFARG; this is encoded by the coding sequence ATGACCACGCGTTCGAGGACGTGGCTCGACTTGGCCACACAACTACCGTTATACGACCTCATCTGCGTTGGAGATCAGCTCATACGCGTGCCGAGGCCGGAGTTGGAAGGACGAACTGCTCCATACACAACCCTCGCTGAACTGCGCACACTGCTGGACCGTCACCGCAGAAGGCAGGGCGTCGTCCGCGCGCGTGAGGCCCTCGAGCTTTTGCGCGTCGGCGCTGATTCGGCACCGGAAACGCGGCTTCGGCTCGCCATGCTCGATGCTGGCCTCCCGGAGCCTGAACTCCAAGTGAAACTTCGGGTAGGGGATCCCTTCTCGCCGACTACCGACCTGGGCTTCAGGGCCCGCCGGCTCGCCATACAGTACGACGGCGGCCATCACCTTGAGGAGGAACAGATCCTCAGCGATATGCGCAGGGATAAAGCCTTTCGGGCGGCCGGATGGACCGTTTTGGTATTCGACAAAGACGACGCGGGAGAAGACTTCGTCTCTGCAACGAAGCAGATCAAAAAGGCACTGCGGACGGCGTGGATGGACCCTTCGGTCGAGTCCGGCTTTGCCCGGGGGTGA
- a CDS encoding 30S ribosomal protein bS22: MGSVIKKRRKRMAKKKHRKLLRKTRHQRRNKK, from the coding sequence GTGGGTTCAGTTATTAAGAAGCGCCGCAAGCGTATGGCCAAGAAGAAGCACCGCAAGCTGCTTCGCAAGACTCGCCACCAGCGCCGCAATAAGAAGTAG